In Pecten maximus chromosome 10, xPecMax1.1, whole genome shotgun sequence, one genomic interval encodes:
- the LOC117336174 gene encoding galactose-3-O-sulfotransferase 3-like, producing the protein MFGIRQRSGRFKRRGILLCLLLMIMMSILQVRYYAMSGSSGRNHWEKFSWQARDIYNESQSSGLGFRVNNDGRVKQHIAFLKVHKAASSTAQNIFLRYAMKRDLVVVIPHVNKIFYPNIISTGTTVTSKNILPPPTNRSYEILCCHVIYDRIAFERIMPRDTVYIGIIREPFGHFVSILNYFRPKEVLDINDTLAVSKYLQEPTRYTKLNSKSYVNNRMAREFGFPSDLYITHNETEIQFYIDKLESEFQLVIIVELFDECMILMRRLLNWRLSDVFYLKKNVKNELFEKIKFTAGDVDRYRKWAVLDYALYDHFYQRLLNQIRMQGPTFNEELLYFKRIRRDMDFFCNPMPGVKKSGVYHFHASRWNPPFIITEEDCKYMNIGETAFIKEIRFKQYGL; encoded by the coding sequence GCGTGGGATACTTTTGTGTCTGCTGCTTATGATAATGATGTCCATCCTCCAGGTCCGATATTATGCCATGTCTGGATCATCAGGACGAAATCACTGGGAAAAGTTCAGTTGGCAAGCACGTGATATATATAACGAAAGCCAGAGTAGCGGACTCGGGTTTCGTGTAAATAATGATGGTAGAGTGAAGCAACACATTGCCTTTCTGAAGGTACACAAAGCTGCAAGTTCAACAGCACAAAACATCTTCCTCCGGTATGCCATGAAAAGAGATTTAGTAGTGGTGATTCCACATGTCAACAAGATTTTTTATCCAAATATTATCAGCACTGGGACCACTGTGACGTCAAAGAATATTCTTCCTCCTCCAACAAATAGATCCTATGAAATCCTCTGCTGCCATGTCATATACGACAGAATAGCATTTGAGAGAATAATGCCGAGAGACACGGTCTATATTGGGATCATACGAGAACCTTTTGGGCATTTTGTATCCATTCTTAACTATTTCAGGCCTAAAGAAGTACTTGATATTAATGATACTTTGGCAGTTTCGAAATATTTACAAGAACCTACGCGCTACACAAAACTGAACTCTAAAAGTTACGTAAACAACAGAATGGCCAGAGAATTTGGATTTCCGTCAGATCTTTACATAACTCATAATGAAACCGAAATACAGTTTTATATAGATAAATTAGAATCAGAATTCCAGCTAGTTATCATTGTGGAACTATTTGACGAATGTATGATATTAATGCGTCGACTTTTGAATTGGAGACTGTCTGATGTGTTTTATCTTaagaaaaatgttaaaaatgaattattcgAGAAAATTAAGTTCACAGCCGGTGATGTTGACCGTTATAGGAAATGGGCTGTACTTGACTATGCTCTATATGATCATTTTTATCAGAGGCTTCTAAACCAGATTCGAATGCAAGGTCCTACTTTTAATGAGGAACTGCTTTATTTTAAGCGAATACGGCGTGATATGGACTTTTTCTGTAACCCAATGCCAGGAGTGAAGAAGTCAGGTGTATATCACTTTCATGCCTCGAGATGGAATCCGCCATTCATCATCACAGAAGAAGACTGCAAATACATGAATATAGGAGAGACCGCATTCATTAAAGAGATACGATTCAAACAATATGGACTTTAG